Within Candidatus Goldiibacteriota bacterium HGW-Goldbacteria-1, the genomic segment TTGAAGCGCAGGATGTTTCCGTATTTTCGGGGATTACGCGGAAGGACTTTACGCATCAGGTTTTAAAGTGGCAGGTAACGACAAATGTAATTAAGCAGGTCTACCAGTACGCCAAGGATTCAGATGACCCGGACTTTATGTTTTCAATGATGGTAAGCCAGCCCGATTTTAAGGAAAAATTACCCCATGCCAATTTCTTAAGCCTGGGGATTTATGATAATAGACTTTACGCCGTTAAATACGAATTTGGCGAGACTGAAGAATATTTAAGGCAGGTTGTAAAAGTGCCTGACGGGGAAGCGGTGCTTTACGGCAGGTACCTTGGATTAAGAAAAGTTTTTGAAAAACTTTTCGGCAGGCCTTCTTTTGTGAAGGAAGACATAAAAAAGTTTCCGTTAAAAGAAAGGCTTAAGTATCTTAAGAAGGGAAAGGATAACAACGGCAACCCAAGCAATATTTATATTACCTGGGACCTTGGAAATACCAAAGCGGAACTTGTAATGTTTGGAAGCGGTGAAAAGGCGCACCTTACTGTGCGTTTCCTTTATATGCCTGTATGGGATATAGTGGGCAAACATTAAATGAAAAATGGCATATCCGCGGGGAATATTTTTATTTTCTTTGTGATATCCGCGCTTGCGCTTGTGCCGCTGGCAGTAAATACGGTTTCTTATAATATAGTTCACGTTAAGGATATTATTTTCCTGGTATGCGCTTTCGGTGCTTTTATTGCCTGGATTTTATCCGGAAGTTCAAAGATTAAAGCTATTACCCTTTTCCCGCTTGTTTATTTTGCGTGGGCATCAGCGTGCGCTTTGGCAGGCGATTACAGTTATATTTCAATTAAGGCCTTAACTGTTTATGCCGGTATTTTTGTTTTTTTTGCCGCAGTTTCCAACTGCAGGGAGCTTAACCTTTCAAACATAAGAAACGCTGTGATAATCACGTCTGTAATTCCTGTAATTATAGGTATAGCACAGTCTTTTTTGCCGGGATTATTTAAAGGCTTCATGGTCTTTGGGGAAAGAATTCCGTCTCTGTTCGGAAATCCGAATTTCTTTGCCGCTTACCTTGTGGCGGTAATTCCAATAACTCTGTGGCGTACGATGTACGGACTTGGAAGCGGCAAGTTTTTTAATCTGCTTTTAACCGCAGCGTCAATTTTTTGCCTTTACAAAACGGGTTCCAAAGCCGGCCTTCTGACCGTGGCGGTTGAATTCATAATACTTATCTGGGCTATCATAAAACAGAGGCAGATTAAAACAACGATAAGGTATTTCATAATCGCGGTAATGGCGGTGCTTACGGTTTTTATGACGGCAAAGGCGCTGGGTATAAGCGCACGGGATATTTTAAAGGGTAATCAATGGGAAAAAAATGAATCTGTTTTTTTCAGGGAACAGGTGTGGTCAGGCACCTTAAAAATGATAATGGACAGGCCTGTTATGGGGCACGGCCCCGGCGCGTTTACCCTTTCATATCCGCCGTACAGGACAGACAAACTTTTAAAGTGGATGGACCAGCATGATTACGAAGTGACGTATCCGGAAAATATGTTTCTTCAGGCGGCCGCAGAGGCCGGATTTCCCGGGCTTATAATACTGCTGGCCATGCTTCTGTTTATATTGCTTCACTTTTCCAGAGAAGAAAAAGAAGAGACGGATTTTAAAATAGGTTTTGTGGGGCTTTTATTTATAAATATGTTCGGGGTTGATTTGAATTACACAGGGTCATATATGTTGGCGGCATTTTACGCGGGAATATTTATGAATGATTATAAAGGCAGGGAATTTAAGTTAAACACTGCGGCGCGTTATGTTGTAGCGTCTTTGGCGCTGGCGGTTTTAACGGCGTCAGTAATTTATCACGTAAAAAATGAAATGTCAGATGTTAAACTTAATTCCGCGGTTTATATGTCGCGGGACAAAAACTTTAACGCCGCCATAAACGCTTATGAACACTCTGTTAAGTTAAACCCGTATAACTTAACAGCGCTGTATTTTTCCGGCAACGCGAAAATGGACAGGGCGCTGTCATCGTCCGGATATGAAGCGCTGGAAGATTACAGCAGATTAAATGAATTGGCGCCTAATTATGTCCTGCTGCACTACCGCATGGCAAAAGCGTACTACAGGACGGGCAGTGTGCAGAACGCGGAAATGGAGTATAAAAAGATGCTGGCGCTTGACCCGTATTTTATGCCGGCAATAAGCGAACTGGCTTATCTTTATTATTTTGACAATAAGGATACCGCCGGCGCGGAAGCGCTGCTGCTTGACGTTATTAAAAAAGAGCCTGATGACCCTTCCTTTTACAATAATCTTGGAAATATCTATTTTGGAATGAAAAAGTATGAAGACGCGGTCTTGTATTATAATAAGGCGCTGGAATTAAAACCGTCTGCGGATTATTTTTACAACATCGGCTGCGCATATCTGGCGCAGGAAATGCCGGAAAAAGCGGCTGAAGCGCTTGTAAAGGCATCCGAACTTGATGTAAATAAAGCAAATCAGAAAATACAGGTTATGCTTAATATTGCGCAGGGTCAGTTAATTAAAAAGAAAGGCAGGTAATATGATAAAAATAGCGGTACTTGTATCAGGAGGCGGAAGCAATCTGCAGTCGCTTATAGACGCGGTTGAAAACGGATATATAAAAAATGGAAAGATTGAACTTGTTATTTCCAATAAGGCGGATGCTTTCGGCTTAAAGCGGGCAGAAAAACACGGTATTAAGAGTTTGTTTGTGGATCCTAAAGGATTTAAAAATCCGCAGGAATATGACGCGCACCTTGCAAAGATGCTTAATGCAGCATCGATAGGCCTTGTATGCCTTGCCGGCTACATGAAGATACTTACAAAAGAATTTATAGACGGATTTAATAAACCCATAATGAATATTCACCCTGCGTTATTGCCGTCGTTTGGGGGGAAGGGGTGCTATGGGATTCACGTACACGAAAAAGTCCTTGAATACGGGGCGAAAGTAACAGGGTGCACGGTACACTTTGTGGATTACGGCGCGGATACAGGCCCCATAATACTGCAGGAAGCGGTAAGCGTATCCGCGGACGATACTGCCGAAACCCTTCAGAAAAAAGTGCTTGTCTATGAACACAAGCTTTATAAGGAAGCTGTGAAACTTTTCTGTGAAGGCAGAATAAAACTTGAAGGCCGTATTGTAAAAATATCGGGTGATAATTAATAATGATATGCCCTTCGTGCGGGTATGAATATAAAGACGGAATAAAGGTATGCCCGGACTGCGGTGCCGGGCTTGAACATATAAAAGAGACGGAGCCGGAAAGCAAACCCGCAGGCGTAATGGATAAAAATGACCTTGTATCAGCGGGGCTTTTTGATGACCTTGCGGAATTTGAGGTATTAAAAAAATATTTAGAAGAAGAAAAAATATTTTACCACACGGTGGATCATACGCCGTCAAAAGAATCCATGCGGGGGCACGCGCATCTTGCAAGATTCCCTGTATCGTATGAACTTTTTGTTGAAGAAAAAAGAATTGCAGACGCCAAACAGCTGATTGATGATATAAGGGAAGCACAGGTTGATATATCTGACATGCGCTGGCAGGAAACTGAACCTGATCCGGATATTGAAACGGCAGAACTTTGCCAGGTGGAAACTGACCTGGAAGCGTCAGTAATGCGTGACATATTAATGCAGGAAGGCATTTACAGTTTTGCCAGAAATAATACCCTTCCATTCACAAACGTGATAATGTCTTTTTTTAACAGGAAAGGCAAAGTGACGATAATAGTAAATAAGGAAGACCTGGAAAAAGCTCAAAAAATAATAAAAGAATTGTAATTATATAACACGGAGGTAATAGAATGCTTAATGTAAAACGCGCTTTAATAAGCGTATCTGACAAGACGGGAATTGTGGAATTTGCAAAAGAACTTGAAAAAAAAGGAGTGGAAATTATTTCCACCGGCGGTACTAAAAAAGCCCTGTTGGACGCGGGTATAAAAGCGATAGACATATCTGACGTGACCGGTTTTCCGGAAATGCTTGACGGAAGGGTAAAGACGCTTCACCCTAAAGTGCACGGCGGACTTCTGGCGCTGCGCGAAAACGCGGAGCATATGGCAACGATAGAAAAACACGGCATTAAAACCATAGATATGGTTGTGGTAAACCTGTATCCGTTTAAAGAGGTTATAAAGAAACCTGACATTAAGATAGAAGAAGTTATAGAAAACATAGACATCGGCGGCCCTTCAATGGTGCGCTCTGCCGCCAAAAATGCGCAGTCAGTGGCTGTGTTAACTGACAGTAATGACTATCCGAAAATTCTTGAAGAGATGAACAGCGGCGGAATAAAGCCGGAAACCTTAAATTACCTGCGTGTCAAGGCGTATAAGACAACAGCGGATTATGATGTGTATATTTCAAACTACCTTGAAAAAGTCCTTTTAAACCCTCAGGAATTACCCGATAAAGTGCTTATAAGCGCTGATAAAAAGCAGGTGATGCGCTACGGCGAAAACCCGCACCAGAAAGCGGCGTATTATGTGTTCCCGGGAGTAAAAGACTTAGGCCCTGCCGCGTGCGAACAGCTTCACGGCAAGGAACTATCCTTTAATAATATAAATGATATGGACGCGGCAATGAACATTGCGAAAACATTTGATAATCCGGCTGCGGTAATTGTTAAACACGCAAACCCGTGCGGAGTATCCGAAGCTGCGGATATTACAACGGCTTATGTGCAGGCATTTGAAGCTGACCCGCTTTCTGCTTATGGCGGCATCTGCGCTATGAACAGAGTCTGCACTAAAGGGATTGCGGAGCGGGTGGATAAAATGTTCATGGAAGTGATAGTGGCTCCGGATTACGAACCTGAAGCACTGGAGATATTAAAGAAAAAGAAAAATATCCGGATAATGAAAGCCGCGGTACAGAAGCCGGTTTTTGAAAATGCAATAAGGTATATGGATATTAAAAAAGTGACAGGCGGACTTTTAATACAGGAGCCTGACCTTAAAAATGTAACAGAGGCGGAATTAAAGGCTGTCACGAAAAAAACGCCGACACCGCAGGAAATAAAAGATATGTTATTCTCATGGAAAATAGTAAAACTGGTTAAATCCAACGCGATAGTGGTTGCCAAAAATGGAATTACGCTTGGCATTGGGCCCGGTCAGACTAACAGGGTAGGCGCGCTGACAATTGCGGTTAACAATGCGGGAGAAAAAGCGAAGGGCGCTGTTCTGGCTTCGGACGCATATTTTCCTTTCAGAGATAATATTGATCAGGCTGCAAAAGCCGGTATAACGGCAATTATTCAGCCGGGCGGTTCTATCCGTGATGAAGATTCAATTAAAGCGTGCGACGAATACGGCATAGCTATGATGTTTACCGGGGTAAGGCATTTCAGGCATTAATTTATAATCCGGCAGAAATAAATTTTAACCGCCTTATTCAGATAATGTTGATTTAAACGTTATTTAATGGTAATATTTAAAAAATCTGTCAAGAGGGTGAAACGTGAAAAAAAGTATAATTTTGTCATTTCTACTTTTATTCTGTGCCGGTTCTGTTTTTGCGGTAGGCGCGGGAAGCACGGGCCTGAACTTTATAAAAATATCACAGGGAGCGCGCCAGGCGGGAATGGGCGAAGCTTTTACCGGTATTGCCGATGACGTAAACGCGGTGTTCTGGAATCCCGCGGGGCTGTCTCAGCTGACTCGCCACCAGGCGTGCCTTATGCACGCGGTGTGGATGCTTGACGTAAATTTTGAATATGCCGCTTATGCTTTTCCGCTTGGGGAACTTGGCACTATAGGGATATATGGGGTTTACCTTAACGCCGGTGAAATTTTAAAAACAGAAGAAGATGCCGGCGGTAATTATATTTTAACAGAAGAAAAAGTGGGCGCCACTAATTTTAATATAACCCTTGCTTATGGAAGAAAGCTTTCGGCTTTTTTTGGAAAAGACTCCGTGTTCTCGGATTTTTCCGCGGGTTTAAGCGTTAATATTTCAAGCGAGGACGTAGCCGGCGACGCGGGCGGCGGTTATGGTTTGAATTTAAGTACTTTGTTTAATCCTAAATATGAAAATTACTCTTTTGGTATGGCTGTTGAAAATGTGGGATTCTCCAATAACAGGCCGTCATTGCCGCTTGCCGTAAGGCTTGGTTTTGGCTACCGTTTTGCCCTTGAAAATATGATACTGCCTTTTACAGATGAAGGTGCGTTTATCTTTCCTGATAACTCGGCTGCCGCTGGCCTTGATCTGGTTATTTATCCCACGGAACAGATAGTGCGGTTTAACGCCGGTGTGGAAAAAATGTGGGTCCTTAACAAGTATCACAGCGTGGGCGTAAGGGCGGGGTATAAATTTTTGAATGACCTTGGCTTTTCAGCCGGAATCACGGCAGGGCTGGGATACAAACTGACCGCCGGAGAAAAAAGCAGCATAGAGATAGATTATTCGCTGAATCCCTACGGTGACCTTGGCATAACACACAGGATATCATTAACCGGAAAATTTTTAGGGGAGCCGGAAACCAGAAAAGTGCAGGACAAAAAGTCCGCTGCCGAATATTACAGAAGCGGCTATGACCTTCTATACGCGAAAAAATATCAGGAAGCTCTGGCTGATTTCACCGCATGCTTAAAAAGGGACGATACTTATACTTCCGCTTATATAGGGGTGGGGTCCTGTTTTTTAAATATGGGAAAACCGGATACCGCAATGCAGGCGTATGAAAAAGCCATGCAGTTGAACCCTGAAAATGAAAAACTGCAGGAATTCATAAACAGGTATAAAACGGAAAAAATCTTAAATGGACAGGGAAGCACACAGAATTCAAGATAAAAGGCGGGGGTCAAATGAGAGTAACCATTAAGGATATAGCAAAAAAAGTGGGAGTTACGCCGGCAACGGTGTCCATGGTAATTAATAACAGCCCAAAGATAAGCCAGAAAACAAAAGAACTTGTAATGCAGGCAATTAAAGAGATGAATTACCACCCCAATTATATAGGAAGAAGCCTTGTTAAAGGCAAGACAAATAATATAGCCGTAGTGGCTTCTTTTTTTGCATCGCTTTTCGCACTTGAATCCGTAAGGGGTATAGAAAATAATTTAAGAAAGACCGCATACAACCTTATTTTATATTCCACAAGGGGCGTGGAAGAAAATGAAAGGGATGTTTTAAGGCGGGTCTTTTATGAAAGAAGGGCGGACGGCTTTATAATAATAAGTTTAAAACCGGACGATGAACTTGTGGCGGAATTTG encodes:
- a CDS encoding phosphoribosylglycinamide formyltransferase, producing the protein MIKIAVLVSGGGSNLQSLIDAVENGYIKNGKIELVISNKADAFGLKRAEKHGIKSLFVDPKGFKNPQEYDAHLAKMLNAASIGLVCLAGYMKILTKEFIDGFNKPIMNIHPALLPSFGGKGCYGIHVHEKVLEYGAKVTGCTVHFVDYGADTGPIILQEAVSVSADDTAETLQKKVLVYEHKLYKEAVKLFCEGRIKLEGRIVKISGDN
- the purH gene encoding bifunctional phosphoribosylaminoimidazolecarboxamide formyltransferase/inosine monophosphate cyclohydrolase (involved in de novo purine biosynthesis), whose product is MLNVKRALISVSDKTGIVEFAKELEKKGVEIISTGGTKKALLDAGIKAIDISDVTGFPEMLDGRVKTLHPKVHGGLLALRENAEHMATIEKHGIKTIDMVVVNLYPFKEVIKKPDIKIEEVIENIDIGGPSMVRSAAKNAQSVAVLTDSNDYPKILEEMNSGGIKPETLNYLRVKAYKTTADYDVYISNYLEKVLLNPQELPDKVLISADKKQVMRYGENPHQKAAYYVFPGVKDLGPAACEQLHGKELSFNNINDMDAAMNIAKTFDNPAAVIVKHANPCGVSEAADITTAYVQAFEADPLSAYGGICAMNRVCTKGIAERVDKMFMEVIVAPDYEPEALEILKKKKNIRIMKAAVQKPVFENAIRYMDIKKVTGGLLIQEPDLKNVTEAELKAVTKKTPTPQEIKDMLFSWKIVKLVKSNAIVVAKNGITLGIGPGQTNRVGALTIAVNNAGEKAKGAVLASDAYFPFRDNIDQAAKAGITAIIQPGGSIRDEDSIKACDEYGIAMMFTGVRHFRH